The proteins below come from a single Sphingomicrobium sediminis genomic window:
- the nuoN gene encoding NADH-quinone oxidoreductase subunit NuoN gives MTYNFAAILPELILIFGEPVLMLTASTMGARATKITTWGTVALLIAATIAALVGTEPSSAGPLFGGLLSADPFAVYGKVLIFISAIVAIIAADRWFGGDEEHGPEYPVLILLATVGMAVMVSSTNLITLYVGLELNSLAAYILASYRRTDARSAEAGLKYFVLGALASGILLYGISLLYGFTGTTSYVGIANVFAGTEDLGLGILFGLVFTLAGLAFKISAVPFHMWTPDVYEGAPTPVTTFFASAPKVAAVLLTARVCLEAMGPAIDAWQQIIMFVALASIYLGAIAAYGQTNIKRLLAYSSINNIGFVLVGLAAGGEQGASSVLFYMAIYTVMTLGAFLVVLNLQDENNQPIEAIADLKGLSQSRPGMAAALSIFMFSLAGIPPLFGFWPKLLVFTAAVDAGLLVFAVLAALGAVVGAFYYIKIVKVMYFDEREKELHYACGWLEGAFIAIFALIVSPLGYVLIGPLGDIATQAAGAVL, from the coding sequence ATGACCTATAATTTCGCAGCCATCCTGCCCGAACTCATTCTCATCTTCGGTGAGCCGGTTCTGATGCTGACCGCCTCGACGATGGGCGCGCGTGCCACCAAGATCACGACCTGGGGCACGGTCGCATTGCTTATCGCTGCGACGATCGCCGCGCTTGTCGGCACCGAGCCGTCGAGTGCCGGCCCGCTGTTCGGCGGTCTTCTCTCGGCCGATCCCTTCGCCGTCTATGGCAAGGTGCTGATCTTCATCTCGGCTATCGTCGCAATCATCGCGGCGGACCGCTGGTTCGGGGGCGACGAGGAGCATGGCCCCGAATATCCGGTGCTGATCTTGCTCGCTACGGTCGGCATGGCGGTGATGGTCTCGTCGACCAACCTCATCACCCTCTATGTGGGCCTCGAATTGAACAGCCTCGCGGCCTACATCCTCGCTTCTTATCGCCGCACCGATGCGCGGTCGGCCGAGGCGGGCCTCAAATATTTCGTCCTTGGCGCGCTTGCGTCGGGCATCCTGCTCTACGGCATCTCGTTGCTCTACGGCTTCACCGGCACGACCAGCTATGTCGGGATCGCCAACGTCTTCGCGGGCACCGAGGATCTTGGCCTCGGCATCCTGTTCGGCCTCGTCTTCACGCTGGCCGGCCTTGCCTTCAAGATCAGCGCCGTACCGTTCCACATGTGGACGCCCGACGTCTATGAAGGCGCGCCGACGCCAGTGACGACCTTCTTTGCCTCGGCCCCGAAGGTTGCCGCGGTCCTGCTGACCGCACGCGTCTGCCTCGAGGCGATGGGACCGGCGATCGATGCGTGGCAGCAGATCATCATGTTCGTCGCGCTGGCGAGCATCTATCTGGGCGCCATTGCCGCCTACGGGCAAACCAACATCAAGCGCCTGCTGGCCTATTCCTCGATCAACAATATCGGCTTCGTGCTGGTCGGCCTCGCCGCCGGCGGGGAGCAGGGCGCGAGCTCGGTGCTCTTCTACATGGCGATCTACACGGTGATGACGCTGGGTGCGTTTCTCGTCGTGCTCAATCTTCAGGACGAGAACAACCAGCCCATCGAAGCGATCGCCGACCTCAAGGGGCTGTCGCAATCGCGTCCGGGCATGGCGGCTGCTTTGAGCATTTTCATGTTCAGCCTTGCGGGCATTCCGCCCCTCTTCGGCTTCTGGCCCAAGCTTCTTGTGTTCACCGCTGCAGTCGATGCAGGTTTGCTGGTATTCGCAGTGCTAGCGGCCCTTGGTGCTGTCGTCGGCGCTTTCTATTACATCAAGATCGTCAAGGTGATGTACTTCGATGAGCGCGAGAAAGAGCTGCACTATGCCTGTGGCTGGCTTGAAGGTGCGTTTATCGCCATCTTCGCGCTGATCGTCTCGCCGCTCGGCTACGTCCTGATCGGGCCGCTTGGCGACATTGCGACGCAGGCTGCCGGGGCTGTCCTCTGA